In a single window of the Amia ocellicauda isolate fAmiCal2 chromosome 20, fAmiCal2.hap1, whole genome shotgun sequence genome:
- the slc22a15 gene encoding solute carrier family 22 member 15 isoform X1 codes for MELEEAFHVVGEFGRHQKRLAAVLVLLQVYMACQSMLIVLVGAIPEYHLQTAETPSNEEDFNKLVVFEDLSSIVTEWFLIGRNAYKVSLASSVFFAGVLIGNVLFAPLSDKIGRRPVFLSGLLFEVLFGYATAFAPSYEVFVVSRLLVGMMNGGMALVAFVLTQEYVGKSYWAMTGTLTNMMFAVGIAVFAALGYCIRPWRSLAIAVNSPGALLFLLCLTLPESPRWLYAQGLTRKAEEVMEYLALRNGKAGATVKLKPCAGALRTGDAKHGLSDLVRHPVLRWRTVILMFVWYACSLVYYGLTMNASEQKGNRYVNVAMYGLVELPAYPLCMYFINKPWAGRRKTTAGFLMFAGSSCLVTMFLSDSFDSWINITSLALLGKLMISAAFNIVYIYTSELYPTVIRNAGLGVCSMSCRFGGIFAPFVPSMKSLHQSMPFVVFGLTGISAGCLDLLLPETLNKPIAETIEDLHTPVYQRIVEKEVYPFGEDKSNSKHKAQR; via the exons ATGGAGCTGGAAGAGGCCTTTCATGTGGTGGGGGAGTTCGGGAGGCACCAGAAACGACTGGCCGCTGTGCTGGTCCTGCTGCAG GTTTATATGGCCTGCCAGTCCATGCTCATAGTCCTGGTTGGTGCAATTCCTGAGTATCACCTACAGACAGCAGAGACCCCCAGCAATGAGGAGGACTTCAACAAGCTGGTGGTCTTTGAGGACCTCAGCTCCATCGTCACAGAG TGGTTTTTAATCGGACGCAATGCCTACAAGGTGAGCTTGGCCAGTTCTGTGTTCTTCGCTGGCGTTCTGATCGGGAACGTCCTGTTCGCTCCCCTTTCGGACAAGATCGGGAGGAGACCAGTGTTTCTTTCAG GTTTGCTTTTTGAGGTGCTTTTTGGATATGCCACCGCGTTTGCCCCCAGTTATGAAGTGTTTGTGGTTTCCAGACTCCTAGTGGGCATGATGAATGGCGGCATGGCTCTGGTGGCCTTTGTGCTGACACAGGAGTATGTGGGCAAATCATACTGGGCGATGACAG GTACCTTGACCAATATGATGTTTGCCGTGGGAATAGCGGTGTTCGCAGCCTTGGGATACTGCATCCGACCCTGGCGCAGTCTGGCCATCGCTGTAAACTCCCCGGGCGCGTTGCTTTTCCTTCTCTGTTT GACTCTCCCCGAGTCTCCACGGTGGCTGTACGCTCAGGGGCTCACGCGGAAAGCGGAAGAAGTTATGGAGTACCTGGCGCTCAGAAACGGTAAGGCGGGCGCGACGGTGAAGCTGAAGCCGTGTGCCGGCGCCCTGAGGACCGGCGATGCCAAGCACGGCCTGTCGGACCTGGTCAGGCACCCCGTGCTGCGCTGGAGGACGGTCATCCTCATGTTCGTCTG GTATGCCTGCAGTTTGGTGTATTACGGGTTAACGATGAACGCGAGTGAGCAGAAAGGAAACCGCTATGTAAACGTGGCGATGTACGGCCTTGTGGAACTGCCGGCTTACCCGCTCTGCATGTACTTCATTAACAAACCGTG ggCAGGAAGACGGAAAACAACAGCTGGCTTCTTGATGTTTGCAGGCTCTTCCTGTCTGGTTACAATGTTTTTATCAGATAGTTTTG ATTCTTGGATCAACATTACTTCTTTGGCTTTGTTGGGCAAGCTGATGATCAGTGCTGCCTTCAACATCGTGTACATATACACATCTGAACTCTATCCCACTGTGATAAG GAACGCTGGGCTGGGAGTTTGCTCGATGTCCTGCAGATTTGGTGGAATATTCGCTCCTTTCGTGCCTTCCATG AAAAGCCTCCACCAGTCCATGCCGTTCGTGGTGTTTGGTCTGACGGGTATATCGGCCGGCTGCCTGGACCTTCTCCTGCCCGAGACGCTCAACAAGCCCATCGCAGAGACCATCGAGGACCTGCACACTCCGGTTTATCAGCGCATAGTGGAGAAAGAG GTTTATCCATTTGGAGAAGATAAGTCAAACTccaaacacaaagcacagagaTGA
- the slc22a15 gene encoding solute carrier family 22 member 15 isoform X2: MACQSMLIVLVGAIPEYHLQTAETPSNEEDFNKLVVFEDLSSIVTEWFLIGRNAYKVSLASSVFFAGVLIGNVLFAPLSDKIGRRPVFLSGLLFEVLFGYATAFAPSYEVFVVSRLLVGMMNGGMALVAFVLTQEYVGKSYWAMTGTLTNMMFAVGIAVFAALGYCIRPWRSLAIAVNSPGALLFLLCLTLPESPRWLYAQGLTRKAEEVMEYLALRNGKAGATVKLKPCAGALRTGDAKHGLSDLVRHPVLRWRTVILMFVWYACSLVYYGLTMNASEQKGNRYVNVAMYGLVELPAYPLCMYFINKPWAGRRKTTAGFLMFAGSSCLVTMFLSDSFDSWINITSLALLGKLMISAAFNIVYIYTSELYPTVIRNAGLGVCSMSCRFGGIFAPFVPSMKSLHQSMPFVVFGLTGISAGCLDLLLPETLNKPIAETIEDLHTPVYQRIVEKEVYPFGEDKSNSKHKAQR, encoded by the exons ATGGCCTGCCAGTCCATGCTCATAGTCCTGGTTGGTGCAATTCCTGAGTATCACCTACAGACAGCAGAGACCCCCAGCAATGAGGAGGACTTCAACAAGCTGGTGGTCTTTGAGGACCTCAGCTCCATCGTCACAGAG TGGTTTTTAATCGGACGCAATGCCTACAAGGTGAGCTTGGCCAGTTCTGTGTTCTTCGCTGGCGTTCTGATCGGGAACGTCCTGTTCGCTCCCCTTTCGGACAAGATCGGGAGGAGACCAGTGTTTCTTTCAG GTTTGCTTTTTGAGGTGCTTTTTGGATATGCCACCGCGTTTGCCCCCAGTTATGAAGTGTTTGTGGTTTCCAGACTCCTAGTGGGCATGATGAATGGCGGCATGGCTCTGGTGGCCTTTGTGCTGACACAGGAGTATGTGGGCAAATCATACTGGGCGATGACAG GTACCTTGACCAATATGATGTTTGCCGTGGGAATAGCGGTGTTCGCAGCCTTGGGATACTGCATCCGACCCTGGCGCAGTCTGGCCATCGCTGTAAACTCCCCGGGCGCGTTGCTTTTCCTTCTCTGTTT GACTCTCCCCGAGTCTCCACGGTGGCTGTACGCTCAGGGGCTCACGCGGAAAGCGGAAGAAGTTATGGAGTACCTGGCGCTCAGAAACGGTAAGGCGGGCGCGACGGTGAAGCTGAAGCCGTGTGCCGGCGCCCTGAGGACCGGCGATGCCAAGCACGGCCTGTCGGACCTGGTCAGGCACCCCGTGCTGCGCTGGAGGACGGTCATCCTCATGTTCGTCTG GTATGCCTGCAGTTTGGTGTATTACGGGTTAACGATGAACGCGAGTGAGCAGAAAGGAAACCGCTATGTAAACGTGGCGATGTACGGCCTTGTGGAACTGCCGGCTTACCCGCTCTGCATGTACTTCATTAACAAACCGTG ggCAGGAAGACGGAAAACAACAGCTGGCTTCTTGATGTTTGCAGGCTCTTCCTGTCTGGTTACAATGTTTTTATCAGATAGTTTTG ATTCTTGGATCAACATTACTTCTTTGGCTTTGTTGGGCAAGCTGATGATCAGTGCTGCCTTCAACATCGTGTACATATACACATCTGAACTCTATCCCACTGTGATAAG GAACGCTGGGCTGGGAGTTTGCTCGATGTCCTGCAGATTTGGTGGAATATTCGCTCCTTTCGTGCCTTCCATG AAAAGCCTCCACCAGTCCATGCCGTTCGTGGTGTTTGGTCTGACGGGTATATCGGCCGGCTGCCTGGACCTTCTCCTGCCCGAGACGCTCAACAAGCCCATCGCAGAGACCATCGAGGACCTGCACACTCCGGTTTATCAGCGCATAGTGGAGAAAGAG GTTTATCCATTTGGAGAAGATAAGTCAAACTccaaacacaaagcacagagaTGA